The following nucleotide sequence is from Drosophila takahashii strain IR98-3 E-12201 chromosome 3L, DtakHiC1v2, whole genome shotgun sequence.
AACGAAAGTATTCCTTCGCTGCATGTTCCCCAGCTTCTCTTTGGCCTTTTGCAACTTCTCCACGTCCACGGCGATGAGCCGCAGCCGGATGAACATGTTGTCCATTAGAGACTCGATGGTCGTGACCTTCTCCTCGTTACTCTCCTCCTTTTCACTCATGGCTCAAGTTGATAGGAAATTtagagaacaaataacagtggAATCGTGAAATTTGTGTGACTTTGTAAAATTCGTATAACAATAATGTTTATCATTCAAAGTTTGAAAGTAGAATCTTCCGGATTTGTTTCTTCTTAATTAAAGTCTATAAGATTCgttattaaatcaaataacttaatGGATTACCATCGGTTTATTACTCTATGAGTAACGAGTATAACAAGAAAAGTATCTAAAATTCACttccacaaaaaaatccaCCAAGCTAAAAAGCtttaaacttgaataaaacatattttcacataattttgaccagatattagtttttagttaGTTTGATCATcagctaaactaaaaaatgtGAGTAAAGTGGTAAGAATGAAAAGTCAAacccattattaaaattaaaatcgattttttcaatttttttttcgattttaaaggtgtgcaaatgttcCAAGCGATATAAAGGCTTTTAGGAAGGTTTCATCCCGgtagctttaaaactaagaGACTAGATCCCGTAGAACCGGAGGAACAGACTCGGATGACAAGATcaactcgtctagtgatggtcaaaaatgtatatactGTAAGGCAGTGCGGATCTAGAATTTGGTGGTGATATGGGAACAatattttgctttcttttcatttctttcATTAGGGGAATCATTAGGGGGGATCTATCACCCATGTCACCCCCTTGGATCCACTCACTCTTTGTGGGGTCGGAATTGAAGAAATTTCATAGCAAAGATTTTAAAGGAATCCAAGCTTTCATTTgaaaaagttgtattttttgcattAAAAGTGCATCTTTATACTAATTACTTTACAAAGCAATCAAGCGGAAATACTGATCGATGTGGCCGCAGCGATTCGGTTCATGATGTTGATAAgaaatatacattttgattAAAACTGTATTGtgttacatacatttttaagcattttaaatatactgATGAATACATATGAAGAGTTTTCCaataatttacttatttaagCAATTTATGCCGGAAGCCGTAAACTCAGCAAATGATTCAACAATTACTTATATGTTTCTGTAATAGCAGGCATTCATACGTGCAGGCTGTACAATTACATAATGGTGTCTTGGATGCAGCTAATTATCCGCATGAAGATCCCAACCAAATCGACCTCCTCCGAACCCAGGCGAATGTTTATATCTAGTTTTCCTGCCCTTTTGCCACCCATGCATTTCCCATTTCTActcaacatatttattttttctttttaaaaattctccaGCGATAAAAGAAACCGCAATTCGAAGCGCAGGTAACTTTAGTtttttgttgccgctgctgttgctcatttttgtttatttccgtAATTTATTTGCCTGTTTTGCCCGAAGgcgaaaatgttaaatttagcATCAAGCGTCAAGTGAAATGTTTACAATGTGAGAGAAAGTTAAATGGAAAAGCAGGGGGCGGTTTTTCAATTCGGAAAACAGGGAGCCCTAACTAAGCGTTTTAGAATCTTTTCGGAATCTTGTTTCAACCGAGGCCCAGCACTTGAGCACCGAGCACCGAGCACCCAGCACCAGGAGTTCCGCCCGAAGAAAACATAAACATGCAGGAATGTTTAGAGAATAAAAATGTTCATATTCGCtgctctcctttttttgtgtattttcccctttgttgtttattttcacCCCGCCAACTGATGGATACACCGGCTGACTAAGACCAAAACTAAGACCCGTACACGGACACGGACACGGACATGGAGTGGGGATACGGGCTGGAAGACTGGGTGTGGCCGCAGCCATGTTTAGACCAAACAGCCGATCATCGAATTGTGGAAAGTGTGGAATTCTTTCCGCGCGACTGCGAAAACCGCTTGAACTTTGACGCCGAACTGCACTCATCGATTCGGTTCCCCCTTGCTTTTTGTCCGATTTTAGACACGGATTTTTCTATGCCATGGGGCGTGGGTGATGGGTGGTGGGATGTGTGGCTGCCCATCTGCTGCCATTGAGCAGCAGCATAAATTGCCTGGCTCCTTGGCTCGCGATCGGATCGTTCGGATCTGCACTTGAGAGCAGCCATTCATCGCCACGCTCGCGCCCTCtcttttcaattttctaaCGCCCTCTCTTTCTAGCCGAACATCGCCATCTCGCTTCCGCCCCCATTCATTTCGTGAATAGAATTTTCTAAATGTCTTTGAGTTTTCAAAATTTTGGAGCGTAGGTGCAGTGCGTCGCGAAGCGTCAGCGTGTACGGTTCGCTTTTAAGATTTCTAGACAATCCTCGAGCGATCGGAAAACCCCACAGTAATAATAGGAAAGTCCTCCCACCTAAGCACCCCAAGAATTAATAATACGTTACaccgtttaaaatattttacaaactaTGTATTCCAACCGATTTAAATTGTGCTGAGTGCCGGCAATTGGGATTCCGAGAACAGGATCTCCTTTAAAGATTCCGCACGGAAGTGGGCGTTTTTGGCCCCTGTTGCCAAGTCCCGAGATCAACCACACCCACACAgggacagacacacacacacagtgacGATAATTTTTCATCTTTCCAATATCCCACTCGACTGGCAAAATATTCGGTTTTGCCGTTtggctaaaaatatttaaaaatccaaaagtCCACTCGTGTCGCTGGCGAACGCTTCAACCTACTACGGCCGCctgtttttcataattttcagttttcagttttcagttttatttatttatcctaTACATACTCGCACGTCCGCATGTATTCCTCTCTGGCTGTctgtctttttgttttccgaCTGTCGAAGGTTTTGCGCTTTTTGCGCTGCCGTTTCAGTGGGCATGTCGTCGTTTTTGTTTATCCCAGCCCCCGATTTCCCGGCTTTCCCAGCCGCCACCCTTGGCCGTGCATTTTCTAGCTGAATTTTctcacattttcattttttcgcgGCCTTTGTCTCCGCGCGGAGACGGATTTTGGAGTAGGTGGATGCCGCTCTTAATTGCCAGTCCCGCGAAACAAATCACAACTTAATGGGCAGCCTCCTCCCGAGTGGTTTACAACTTCCTTGCCCAgatatctttataaatatatacgtatgtacatgTAGTTGGCATCGGAAGACAGCTGTGTGCATTGGCAGATGCcatcagcatcatcatcatcgtcgtcgtcgtccatCCCGTCCATTGCGTATGTGGGGGAAgtccataaaaaaaagaaaccaaaccagcacacagttataaaaataaaactattttcgtACCGCCCGTGCATATAGACTCTCGATCATTAGACAGCAGCGCTGATCAGCAGCCCAGCCGCCTCTTGGCACAGTTTTCCAGAGCACAGATTGGTCCATAAATCAATCGAAgcgaattaaattaattcaatttctAAACAAGCAGAAACACAAGAACCAATCTCATCGCGATGCCATGTGCTCAGATCGGTATTTGTCTAAAAGTGTACACATAAATTCTAGTCGATTTGTCTTTTTCCGCTTACTGgcgttttatattaacaacGACaggaaagggaaaaaggcgTATTTACTATGAGTTTGGCCAACAATTTCCAGGTGATCAGGCTATATAAGCCCCGTGTGTAAATGCTGGTAAGTATGTTCCCCCATCTTGCTTGTTAGTGGATATATTTTGTCTGACTAATCAAAGTCAACCGTTTCAACGAAGCATGAAACTCATTTTTCGGCTCATTTACAATCTTTATCATCAAAATCATTAGCACCTATAAAAactctaattaaattttaagatagATCCTTTTATCTTTTCTTCAGAACATTTTATAGTCCATTACTGTAAATGGGAGCAGGGATTTTGGTATAGTAAAACAAGAGGGCAACACCCAATGACTAGTTCCCTAAAAttacaaaagtatgcaaagatcgagacaaaaaaataataaggaaATCGAAATAATTTCCAGTGTACATATATTCAGCCCGTTTTCCGatttacattttccaattGCTCAACATTCAAAcggaatttttgaatttcgattAATAAGGAATTATATCACAGCGCAAACAAAGAAACAATACTTGCCAGATTCCCCCGGTACGCGAAACTTAACAAATTGCTTCACCCGCCGAAAGCAGATCCAATTCAGATCCAAATCGGGGCATTCTTCGACTTTGCTGTagcatttcaaatgaaacgaaaattaaatgtaaaatttattgttGCATAAACAAAACGCCAAGAAACCGACCGCATCCAAATCGAACGATGCGTATGTGGCACCTTTAAGTATTCTGCCCCTGCCCGCGATGGTTCCACCCATCCCCATCCGCCGCCCATCCTCATCCCCATCCGCATCTCCATCCGCATCCCATTGGCCCCCAACATCTTCATCTGACCGGCTGCTATGTAGAACGCGTATAATATGGTCGGCTGGAGAGGATGGAGAATTTAGTGCTGCCTTATGCCTTATGCCCAGTGGCCAAAAATAACATCAATGAGGGCGAGCGCGGCGACGGACGCCGTGTGTTTGCTTTGTTTATAGTTTTCGTGTAAACAATTGCGAACGGAAAACCGATTCCCCGGCATGTTCACTTTCGAGAAAAATCGAATCTGGAAAATgcccaaaaaatagaaaaccgAAGAGGTTGCATCTGAAATCGAACTGAATAGCGTAATGTAAGTGGCGAGGGCAATCGCATCAATCTCTTTAGTATTCATTATTTTCCAAAActtgaaagaaagaaaatgggCACTTAAACCGTAGAGAGCCTTATACATAGTTTAAGGAATCATTTCAGGAATCATTTCTCTATTATGTTTTCCTTAATTTGGTTGATCTGGCAAGAGTagatttgaattattttctaaagctTATTATAGAATGATTATTAAAtgaataacacaggccgacaaaatgtgacatgggtcggtgtccaggcctgccaccattttatttcgataaatgaggcttttctaagcataagttgccactacgcctatagtccatcagctctggtatttgcggtatctttaatttaagaaaatcacaaatttttcttcgtcttttgggatatatcttcaagagtggtcaaccaattttggtaatcttttcggaattaaatagttacatgtctcttttatacggtcgttttggaaaattcaatgtaactcaaccacaagaggaggtgggcgcattcaaaattttaaagtcacagcaaagtttaaaaatcttcatttgtgaacagcgtttaaaaattaaataaaaatattttcttctacaatgcatttttgatccaaagacacattatgtccctaatttttaggacactcatcaggtttttgtgtattgttttggaatttttaaaattgtttttcttacttccttcacagtgacgattcacaaacagtgcccaaacctgtcacaactttaaatatcataattctaaacgatctaagtagttttgctttgagtataagcacatgagcgtagcctactaatctttgggggctgaaatgcttgaagtgtaatccccctccagcttttagcttacgcccatgtataaatatttttaaagcaagggtcacttgtgctcaaaaatagttatgagttacgtaaaattgtgacaggtttgggcactgtttgtgaatcgtcactgtgaaggaagtaagaaaaacaattttaaaaattccaaaacaattcacaaaaacctgatgagtgtcctaaacagtaagtacacaaggtgtctttggatcaaaaatgcattgttgaagaaaatatttttatttaatttttaaacgctgttcacaaatgaagatttttaaactttgctgtgactttaaaattttgaatgcgcccacctcctcttgtggttgagttagattgaattttccaaaacgaccgtataaaacagacatgtaactatttaattccgaaaagatttccaaaattggttgaccactcttgaagatatatcccaaaagacgaagaaaatttgtgattttcttaaattaaagataccgcaaataccagagctgatggactataggcgtagtggcaacttatgcttagaaaagcctcatttatcgaaataaaatggtggcaggcctggacaccgacccatgtcacattttgtcggcctgtgtaattaatttataatataaatttagcccaaaaaaaatctttactcAGTTTTCGAATTCTCTCGAATCCAAAGAATGTTAAGATGCCGCAGATGAGCAAATAAGACCCTGATCCCAGGTCGAACATAAATTAAGAACCCCAAATTGCAGgccgaaattcgaaattgcaGTGGGAGATGGAAGATGGGCCAGGGTAAGAAGCTTGCTCTTTAATTAATTCTTAGAACGGGTTTCAAGTAAATACCCGCGGATTCATATTGTACatattgtgtgtatgtaagtAGGTGTCTGGATATTGGCCGATAACCGGTAAGCAAGGCGACCAgcaattccaattccatttcattttggCAATATAAAGGCTGTCTTCGCTGACTCTGAGTCAAATCAAAGTCAGCCTCCCATCCAGACAGCAGCATGATCAAGATTGTGAGTATTGCAGCACAGGGAGGTGACCACTCCAAGGATTACCCCATTCCCAATCTTCTTCTCAGGGCATCATCTCTTTGGCTTTTTGCCTGGCGGTTGTTCTGAGTGCTCCGCTGGATCATGACAGCACCACCGCCCAGCCACCGGTGGCCATTCTCGAGTCATCCCACGAGAAGCACGAGGATGGGTCCTACAATTTCTCCTACCTCAGCGAGGATGGCACCCACCGCAGAGAGGAGGCGGTGGTACGGAACCAGGGCACCGAAAACGAGTATCTCGAGATCAGCGGCTCCTACTCCTACTTCGATGCCACTGGAAAGGAAGTAACCGTCACCTACAAGGCCGATGACCACGGGTTTGTGCCCGAGGGTGGGGCTATCCTGCCCCAGATTTCACTGGCCGCCAAACAGGTCAGCGAGCAGGTGTCGGAGCCGGATCTTGATTATGATAAGCCCCCTAAGGTCTAATAAACAAATGGCGGAAATTCAACTCAATTTGATGGGTTTTGCGAATTTGGGAAAGAGAAGTAATATTGCTGAAAAATGTAGTGCAATTTCAGCAAAGTCTTTTCTACTCTGCACACGTTGTGAtggtttttattcattttcaaAGGCGCAATTTGAATCTCCTTTCCAAAGGCATGCCACATATGAAAACATGTGGGTGAAGATTTAGCAGTGCATTAGAGTCCACACATTTCTTTACTTGatcgaaataaaatcattGCTGGGTAAAATTTTACTTTCTTCATTTAATGCAGAAACAATTTCAACTACAAAATAATAGCTAGAGGACCGCCTGCTCGGCCATCCTGGGGTTCGTAAAGGTTAACAGTGCGCtgaacaaattgaaaatacaaaaatacaactAGGGATGGGGCGGGGGACGTCGGGATCGGACCGTGgaattattataatacatAAAAGCTcaaagattaaattaaaaacaatgcaATAAATAAGAATTCGATTCTGTCGAGGAAGAGGGGAGGCAGCTCCTTCATTTCTTGACGGGAGTGGCCGGGGGCGACCGGTAGGAGTTGACCAAGCCACCGCCCGAATTGGGCTTGCGGGTCTTCAAACGGTTCTGGAGCGTCTGCAGCAGTCCGGCGAGCACGTCGTGGTTGGGGATCTTCTTGGCGAAGAGCAGGCGCTTCACGGAATCATCGTAGGTGAGCAGGGCCACCATGTTCTGGAGCAGGAAGCACTGGCAGTACTCCAGCAGGCGATTGGCGTTGTAGACCTGGAAGATCGAGAACAGTTCAGCATCTCTATTGAGAACCAGAAGGGTTAGTGTGCAATCCCACCTTGGCGTGAATGTACATGGCCACCACATTGTCGACGTCCACCATTTCCGAGCATCGTGCCTCCGTGTAGCGCAGCAGTCCCTCCAGCTGGAAGAAACTGGCCGCTGCCATCAGCTCCAGGACATCTCCGTGGGCCACGTCCAGGGAGCTGCAGCCGCCGCAGTAGAGGAACTGCATCACCAGCTGGAAGATGTGGTACCGGATGTCGTTGATCTGCACCGTGGGCGTGGAGCTGGCCTCGCTAAGTTTTGAGCTCAGCATGCTCTGGAAGCGCGGCGATGCGGTGACGAGGACGATCTTGTGTCCGTAGAAGATCTTGCCCTCCACTCTGCAAGCGGAAATGTAATGCGCATTGATCATTATGATAAACCTCGGTCCGAGAAACTTTACTTTGCctcttattaaattttaaaataagtaacaTAGTTTGTGATATTTGTGCACCCACCTGAAGGTCACATCGCTGAGTTCCGGATTGTTTACGAACTTGGGATCGATGCGGGATCCCTGGACGGGTTGCATCGGCGGCTGTTCCTTCAACGGGGGCAGTGTCTCCCAGCCGAAGCAGGTGGCGAAGATGTCCGCGAGCAGGAGGGTGGTGCCCTCGTTCTTGTTCCGGAAAATGTTGAACAGCAGGGGCAGGCACTCGCTCACAAACTGGGCACTGTAGTCGTCCGGACACACCTGCAGGAAGTCTTGGAGCAACTGATCTATAACCGCGTCCAGTCGCAGGTCGTGGGCCGCCGAAAGGGCGTGCATCCAGCAGTGCAGGGTCCATGGAACACCTAATTTCCGCAGCTCAATGGTTATATCTGTAGGACAAAAACAAGTAAAGGGGTATAAAATggatgcaaattaaaaaaaaattggtttgtttttgcttAGCAATAAATCACAACTCAATTTTCGAACAGGGAGACAGCTTGTAAACAAAACTCTAGCAACGGTTCACGAGTATATCTCGTTTGGAATTGTatttttgactaatttaaagaCAATCTTAATCCGAtcaaatgaattagaaaatcatTAAAGACTTGAATGACTTCAGCGGTCATTGCTGTCTGCTTAATTTGAATTGCAAATAGGTCtgctaatatttttagcaacaaatttatatacatgaaaataatttggaaCAATACatctttggtttttaattaattttaaaattacattgaatatctaaatacaaaaagaaaaacgagaGAGAACGCTTTAGTCGAGTACCCCGACTATAACATAACCGTTACTCAGTaaaagcgactgcttgcactgcttgaattccattatttgctcataacttttaaatgaatggtccgatctAAGAAAttccttttacatttcgataggtattaattataacaacaaaattgcatttatatttttccgaaatctttaaagatgtgggcgctaGACACACGAAAAAGGACGCTTAAGGCGATTGTTGGCTTTGCGCTGCGTTGGAACCCCAAAAATCTGCATGGTGAATCCCAATattctagcttttataatttccgagatctcagcgttcatacataaaataaatcttcCCCGGCCCATTTAGTTTACCTTTTTTAACCCCTTCAAACTGGACTTACCCAAATGATTGTTTTCGGCACTGTGGTACATGGCCTCCTGGAGCCGCTTGATCTGCGTCTTGTTGAGCAGCGGGAGCAAATCCTCGGCGCTTCCACTGCCACTGCTGGGTCCTCCAGCTCCTGCCCCTCCTCCTCTCACGCCACCCACATCGCCCTCGGCCAGCATCTCCTCCAGCGAGAGTACATCCCGCGTGCCGGGCGAAACGGGGTGGGTGAGCAGTTTGCGGAGACATGATCGATGGCCGTGGGCAGCTGCCACGGAAATGGCGCAAAAGCAACCCTTCTGCGCAGATCCCGCAAAGCACAGCGAATCCTTCTGCTGTGTGGACAGGAAGGCGTTGGCCCCGTGCGCCAGCAGCAAGGCCACGATCTCCAGGTTGCCCGTGCCGGCGGCCAACTGGAGAGGGGTCAGGGTGCACTTCTCCTCGCTGCTCCTGGCCCCGCCCTCCACCTTGCCGCCCCTTTCCAAAAGAATCCTCAGGGCCACGTAGTTGGCCCTGCTGGCGGCGAAACTCAGGGCCGTCCAGTGCTGCGTGTCCGGCTGAATGGCCGGGTGACCAGCGCTCCCGGCAGGCGGCACCTCCACGTTCGGATCGCATCCCGCGTCCAGGAGGGCGTGCAGAGCCACCTCGTCATTCCGGATGCTGGCTATCATCAGGGCGGTCAGTCCGGCGCTGTTCTGGGTGTCGTACCGCGTGGTCGGCGGCAGAAGCTGGGCGGCCTGGGCCAAAAGTTCTGCCCGACCTGTCAGAAGAAGCTGTGGCGAAATTCAAATGAACATTTGGACCATAAGCGATAGTTGTATACTTATATATAAAAGCGGTAAAGCATATCAATTGGTTAAGTATCACAGATATAAAAGCGCTCCGTTTACCATTAAGAAGATTGAACTTCTGCGAAAGCGTTACGAAACTACACCGCTAAGAATTCAATATCTTTACAAATTTATTCAGAGTCTTCAAAAGTCTTTAATGAGTAATACATGAATTCTCAAGTTCTGTCCAATAGATACCTTTCCTTTTTAGTCTACATATACTAGAGTAACAAATTCGTACTCGAATTACTTTTAATCAGTCCAGTCTTTTCGATTGAATTCAAAAACTCCGTTTTCAGAGACATTTATCTTTATATTATTAACTTTATAGAGATTTCAGCAGATTGGTAAACTCTTAATGCAaagaaagaaacaaaaaaatagagttGGAAACGATTAAGAATGATTAACGTGATCTATGCTATCTTTTTGGTCACCTTTTCAAGTAAGCAGTTCTTCATTTAATTGTGCTGGCTTTCAGAGAAAGTATTATATTTTCCCTTCACATCTTTCCGTTATAAAAATCACTCACCTTGAAGGCAACTCCGATGGTGGCTCGCCTGCCCAGTTCGGAGGTGTCCTCCCCGATTCCCATCCCGATTGCGCTGACCACCGGCgaactgcagctgctgctgcccgt
It contains:
- the Cpr78E gene encoding endocuticle structural glycoprotein ABD-5; this encodes MIKIGIISLAFCLAVVLSAPLDHDSTTAQPPVAILESSHEKHEDGSYNFSYLSEDGTHRREEAVVRNQGTENEYLEISGSYSYFDATGKEVTVTYKADDHGFVPEGGAILPQISLAAKQVSEQVSEPDLDYDKPPKV